In Fusobacterium periodonticum ATCC 33693, the following are encoded in one genomic region:
- a CDS encoding ABC transporter substrate-binding protein, whose amino-acid sequence MYISKSMSIKSIVEKYPETIPVFANIGFKGLDNPAVLQKLEEQGITLEKAMMIKKEDVDAFIPMLQQAIASVEREDEGVKEASLMGLLPCPVRIPLLEGFEKYLADNKDIKVKYELKAAYSGLGWIKDEVIDKNDIDKLADMFISAGFDLFFDKDLMGKFKEQGIFKDMTGIEKYNTDFDNENIHLKDPHGDYSMIGVVPAIFIVNKAALDGREVPRSWGDLLKPEFAKSVSLPIADFDLFNSILIHIYKLYGFEGVKSLGQSLLSNLHPAQMVEAKEPVVTIMPYFFSKMVPEKGPKEVIWPKEGAIISPIFMLTKASKAKELEKVIKFMSGKAVGDTLANQGLFPSVHPEVKNPVNGRPMLWVGWDFIYSNDMGELIKKCEETFKEGAGE is encoded by the coding sequence ATGTATATAAGTAAATCAATGTCAATAAAATCAATAGTGGAGAAATATCCAGAAACAATTCCAGTTTTTGCAAATATTGGATTTAAAGGATTAGATAATCCTGCAGTTTTACAAAAGTTAGAGGAACAAGGAATCACTTTAGAAAAAGCAATGATGATAAAAAAAGAAGATGTAGATGCTTTTATTCCAATGTTACAACAAGCAATAGCTTCTGTTGAAAGAGAAGATGAAGGAGTTAAAGAAGCGTCACTTATGGGACTTTTACCTTGCCCAGTTAGAATTCCTTTATTAGAAGGTTTTGAAAAATACTTAGCAGATAACAAAGATATAAAAGTTAAATATGAATTAAAAGCTGCTTACTCAGGGCTTGGTTGGATAAAAGATGAAGTAATAGATAAAAATGATATAGATAAATTAGCAGATATGTTTATTTCAGCTGGTTTTGACTTATTCTTTGATAAAGATTTAATGGGAAAATTTAAAGAACAAGGTATATTTAAGGATATGACAGGTATTGAAAAATACAATACAGATTTTGATAATGAAAATATTCACTTAAAAGACCCACATGGAGATTATTCTATGATAGGAGTTGTACCAGCTATATTTATAGTTAATAAGGCAGCTCTAGATGGTAGAGAAGTTCCAAGATCTTGGGGAGATTTATTAAAACCTGAATTTGCAAAATCTGTTTCATTACCAATAGCAGATTTTGACTTATTCAACTCAATATTAATTCATATTTATAAATTATATGGTTTTGAAGGTGTAAAAAGTTTAGGACAATCTTTACTTTCCAACTTACACCCTGCACAAATGGTTGAAGCAAAAGAGCCAGTTGTAACAATAATGCCTTATTTCTTCTCTAAGATGGTACCAGAAAAAGGACCAAAAGAAGTTATATGGCCAAAAGAAGGAGCAATTATATCTCCAATATTTATGTTAACTAAGGCATCAAAGGCAAAAGAATTAGAAAAAGTTATTAAATTTATGAGTGGAAAAGCAGTTGGAGATACTCTAGCTAATCAAGGGCTATTCCCAAGTGTACACCCAGAAGTAAAAAATCCTGTAAATGGTAGACCAATGCTTTGGGTTGGTTGGGACTTTATCTATTCAAATGATATGGGAGAATTAATTAAAAAATGTGAAGAAACATTTAAGGAAGGAGCAGGAGAATAA
- a CDS encoding tetratricopeptide repeat protein, whose translation MKEKLLEKIERLIETKNHQEIINLIEALPTEQLDTELIGELGRAYNNVGNYQKGLEILKSIENEEGNTALWNWRVGYSYFFLKDFISAKKCLLKAYELNPHDNTICDLLIITYANLSKLENKNGNSEKAIEYALESRKYSYDEKGIMEADSFLAWLYNKYKEYTKAEEILRKQLARNKDDKWTLSELAYSLSAQGKYEEAIEKFEYVLSLEVEDEGNLEFIYSQLGWCYRHLWNFEKALEYLNKAKELGRKDVWINVEMTLCYQNLEDYEKALEYALIAYELDRNDVHVLSELGVIYGCMEKYEEALSFLIKAEKLDKNDEWINTEIAINLGRSGKVNEGIERLKKSLTMVGEDDIDRKIIINSELAWFYGKLDEPKIDVALKHLNKAKELGRDDEWLHSEMGYQLGQNPETSKEALEHFEKAMKLGRKDAWIFEMMACTLFNLDRYEEALDYFRKAYAEKNDNWYLYSMGNCLRALERYEEAIEVLLESRQISLAEKDEVDGEDFELAYCYIGIGDKENAQKYLDSARDSVIKQGTLDEYIKEDIEEIEERIRSLDN comes from the coding sequence TTGAAAGAAAAATTATTAGAAAAAATTGAAAGATTAATTGAAACAAAAAATCATCAAGAAATAATAAACTTAATTGAAGCTTTGCCAACTGAACAATTAGATACAGAATTAATAGGGGAATTAGGAAGAGCTTATAATAATGTGGGAAATTATCAAAAAGGCTTAGAAATATTAAAAAGTATAGAAAATGAAGAAGGAAACACTGCACTTTGGAATTGGAGAGTAGGTTATTCTTACTTTTTCTTAAAAGATTTTATTAGTGCTAAAAAGTGTCTTTTAAAAGCATATGAATTAAATCCTCATGACAATACTATTTGTGATCTTTTAATAATAACATATGCAAATTTATCAAAACTTGAAAATAAAAATGGAAATTCAGAAAAAGCCATAGAATATGCTCTTGAAAGTAGAAAATATAGCTATGATGAAAAAGGAATTATGGAAGCAGATTCTTTCCTAGCATGGTTATATAATAAGTATAAAGAGTATACAAAAGCTGAGGAAATACTTAGAAAACAATTAGCTAGAAATAAAGATGATAAGTGGACGCTTTCTGAGTTAGCCTACAGTTTATCTGCACAAGGAAAATATGAAGAAGCTATTGAAAAATTTGAATATGTTTTGAGTTTAGAGGTAGAAGATGAAGGAAATTTAGAATTTATTTATAGTCAACTTGGTTGGTGTTATCGTCACTTATGGAACTTTGAAAAAGCTCTTGAATATCTAAATAAAGCAAAAGAACTTGGTAGAAAAGATGTTTGGATAAATGTAGAAATGACACTTTGCTATCAAAATTTAGAAGATTATGAAAAAGCACTTGAATATGCATTGATTGCCTATGAATTAGATAGAAATGATGTACATGTATTATCAGAACTTGGTGTTATTTATGGTTGTATGGAAAAATATGAAGAAGCACTTTCATTTTTAATAAAAGCTGAGAAATTGGATAAAAATGATGAATGGATTAATACTGAGATAGCTATAAACTTAGGGAGAAGTGGAAAAGTTAATGAAGGAATTGAAAGATTGAAAAAGTCTTTAACTATGGTTGGAGAAGATGATATTGATAGAAAAATTATTATAAATTCTGAACTAGCTTGGTTTTATGGTAAATTAGATGAGCCAAAAATAGATGTAGCTCTTAAACATCTAAATAAAGCAAAAGAACTAGGAAGAGATGATGAATGGCTACATTCAGAAATGGGCTATCAATTAGGACAGAATCCTGAAACATCTAAAGAAGCATTAGAACATTTTGAAAAAGCTATGAAATTAGGAAGAAAAGATGCTTGGATTTTTGAAATGATGGCTTGTACATTGTTTAACTTAGATAGATATGAAGAAGCATTAGATTATTTTAGAAAAGCATATGCTGAAAAAAATGATAATTGGTATCTATATTCTATGGGGAACTGTTTAAGAGCCTTAGAAAGATATGAAGAAGCAATAGAGGTTCTTTTGGAATCAAGACAGATATCATTAGCTGAAAAAGATGAAGTAGATGGAGAAGATTTTGAGCTTGCCTATTGCTATATAGGAATAGGTGACAAAGAAAATGCACAAAAATATTTAGACTCAGCTAGAGATTCTGTTATTAAACAAGGGACTTTAGATGAATATATAAAAGAAGATATTGAAGAAATAGAAGAAAGAATCCGTTCTCTAGATAATTAA
- a CDS encoding tetratricopeptide repeat protein yields the protein MKKELLEKIGKLHEAEKYKEIIDLIEGLPKEQLDTDLIGELGRAYNNIENYKKGLEILKSIESEVGDTALWNWRVGYSYFFLEDYVNAKKHFLKAYELDPDDEDVCNFLVGVYLSLARNEDKKGNSIKALEYAFESRKYVRNDESELDSETLIAWLYDKSMDYTKAEEILRSILAKNKEDEWVLSELGYCLSGQGKYEEALEYFLAVKDYEEDEGWLYQKIATCYKNLDKKEEALKYYLMAVELDEEDTYSISDIAWLYNNLGKHEEALKFLQRLEKIGVDDSWTNTEYAYCLSKLNRYEEAIGKLNHALEVEDEEKETGYIYTQLGLCSRNLEKYEEAIEAFTQAKKWGRNDAWINDEIGHCYKKKGDMKKALEFYLIAEKDNKKDPYLMSDIAWIYDGLGQYEEGLKYIKKAVKLGRDDAWLNEEYGACLAGLDRYEEAIEKYKYALNLDDEEKDEAYIYSQLGWCYRQLEDYEKALECQNQAKEFGRNDIWLNTEISVCYEKLGDYEKALEYALIAYELDRDDIRSLSQVGWFYDYMGKYEDGLPFLLRAEELGRDDEWINTEIATNLGRSGKTSEGIERLHKSLAMVSEEDINQRIFINSEIAWLYGRLEEPQPEEALKYLNIAKELGRDDQWLHSEIGYQLGYNPEARKESLEHFDRAMELGRNDAWIFEMRGIVLLDLNRYQEALDSFRNAYDLNNDSWYLYSMGRCLRGLERYEEAIKVLLESRQISIDKNDVVDGEDFELAYCYIGIGDKENAQKYLDSARDSITERGAVNDIIEAKIKEIEKGILSLDQLFN from the coding sequence TTGAAAAAAGAATTATTAGAAAAAATAGGAAAATTACATGAAGCAGAAAAATATAAAGAAATAATAGACTTAATAGAAGGGTTACCCAAAGAACAATTAGATACAGACTTAATAGGGGAATTAGGAAGAGCTTATAATAATATAGAAAATTATAAAAAAGGTTTAGAAATATTAAAAAGTATAGAATCAGAAGTAGGAGATACTGCACTTTGGAATTGGAGAGTAGGTTATTCTTACTTTTTCTTAGAAGACTATGTTAATGCAAAAAAACATTTTTTAAAAGCATATGAATTAGATCCAGATGATGAAGATGTTTGTAACTTCTTAGTAGGAGTATATCTATCTTTAGCAAGAAATGAAGATAAAAAAGGAAATTCTATAAAAGCACTTGAATATGCTTTTGAAAGTAGGAAATATGTTAGAAATGATGAATCTGAACTAGACTCAGAGACATTAATAGCTTGGTTATATGATAAATCTATGGATTATACAAAAGCTGAAGAAATACTTAGATCTATCTTAGCTAAAAATAAAGAAGATGAATGGGTACTTTCTGAGTTAGGTTATTGTTTATCTGGACAAGGAAAATATGAAGAGGCATTAGAATACTTTCTTGCTGTGAAAGATTATGAAGAAGATGAGGGATGGCTTTACCAAAAAATTGCAACATGTTATAAAAATCTAGATAAAAAAGAAGAGGCTCTAAAATATTATTTAATGGCTGTTGAACTAGATGAAGAAGATACTTATTCAATATCAGATATAGCTTGGCTTTATAATAATTTAGGAAAACATGAAGAAGCATTAAAATTTTTACAAAGATTAGAAAAAATTGGGGTAGATGATTCTTGGACAAACACAGAATATGCTTATTGCTTATCAAAACTTAATAGATATGAAGAAGCAATTGGAAAACTAAATCATGCCTTAGAAGTTGAAGATGAAGAAAAAGAGACAGGATATATTTATACTCAACTTGGTTTGTGCAGTAGAAATCTAGAAAAATATGAAGAAGCTATAGAAGCTTTTACACAAGCTAAAAAATGGGGTAGAAATGATGCTTGGATAAATGATGAAATAGGACATTGCTATAAGAAAAAAGGAGATATGAAAAAGGCATTAGAATTCTATTTAATAGCTGAAAAAGATAATAAAAAAGATCCTTATCTTATGTCAGATATAGCTTGGATTTATGATGGTTTAGGGCAATATGAAGAAGGATTAAAATATATAAAAAAAGCAGTAAAACTTGGAAGAGATGATGCTTGGCTTAATGAAGAATATGGTGCTTGTTTAGCAGGTTTGGATAGATATGAAGAAGCAATTGAAAAATATAAATATGCTTTAAATTTAGATGATGAGGAAAAAGATGAGGCATATATTTATAGTCAACTTGGTTGGTGTTATCGTCAATTAGAAGATTATGAAAAAGCACTTGAATGCCAGAATCAAGCAAAGGAATTTGGAAGAAATGATATTTGGCTAAATACAGAAATATCAGTATGTTATGAGAAACTAGGAGATTATGAAAAAGCACTTGAATATGCATTAATAGCTTATGAATTGGATAGAGATGATATACGTTCATTGTCACAAGTTGGTTGGTTTTATGACTATATGGGGAAATATGAAGATGGACTTCCATTTTTATTGAGAGCTGAAGAATTAGGAAGAGATGATGAATGGATTAATACTGAAATAGCTACGAACTTAGGTAGAAGTGGAAAAACTAGTGAAGGAATTGAAAGATTACATAAATCTCTAGCTATGGTTAGTGAAGAGGATATTAATCAAAGAATTTTTATAAATTCTGAAATAGCTTGGCTTTATGGAAGATTAGAAGAACCGCAACCAGAAGAAGCTCTTAAATATCTAAATATAGCAAAAGAACTAGGAAGAGATGACCAATGGCTACATTCAGAAATTGGATATCAATTAGGCTATAATCCTGAAGCAAGAAAAGAATCACTAGAACATTTTGATAGAGCTATGGAATTGGGAAGAAATGATGCTTGGATTTTTGAGATGAGAGGAATAGTTTTACTAGATTTAAACAGATATCAAGAAGCCTTAGATTCATTTAGAAATGCTTATGACTTAAATAATGATAGTTGGTATCTATATTCTATGGGTAGATGTTTAAGAGGTTTAGAAAGATACGAAGAAGCTATAAAAGTTCTTTTAGAATCAAGACAGATATCAATAGATAAAAATGATGTTGTAGATGGTGAAGATTTTGAACTTGCTTATTGCTATATAGGAATAGGTGACAAAGAAAATGCTCAAAAATATTTAGATTCAGCTAGAGATTCTATAACTGAACGTGGAGCTGTAAATGATATCATAGAAGCTAAAATTAAAGAAATAGAAAAAGGAATACTTTCTCTAGATCAACTTTTCAATTAA
- a CDS encoding tetratricopeptide repeat protein has product MKEELLEKIGKLHEAEKYQEIIDLIEALPAEQLNTDLIGQLARAYNNVENYAKGLELLKTIEFEEGHSFLWNWRAGYSYFFLDDFVNAEKCFLKAYELDPDDNDTCDFLIATYTNLAKLENKNGNSEKAIEYTLESKKYVYDEEGRVETDSFLAWLYDRYEEYTKAEEILSNQLARNKEDEWTLAELGYCLSEQEKYEEALEYFFAAEKINKEDAWTYRRIGICYKNLDNREEALKYYLKAVELDEEDKYSLSDIAWLYDSFGKYEEALKYLERLDELGEENDAWTNTEFGFCLSRLKRYEEAIERINRALEVEDEGKDTAYIYSQLGFCKRNLKEYDEAIEAFNQAKKWGRNDAWINVELGYCYRLKDDIEKALECNLQAEKFDKKDPYIISDIAWFYDNLGQYEEGLKYIKKAIRLGRKDAWINVEHASCLAGLNKYEEAIEKFDYALSLEDEEKDLAFIYSQLGWCNRQLGNYEKALDYHIKSKEEGRNDAWINVEIAMCYENLGDYEKALDYALIAYDLDRDDIRSLSEVGWIYDCMDKYDDGLPFLLRAEELGRDDEWLNTEIALNLGRNGKIKEAIERLNKSLTMVDDDNISQRIFINSEMAWLYGNLEEPQPEEAIKYLNIAKELGRDDAWLHSQLGYQLGYDPEKSEEALEHFERAIELGRSDAWIFEVKGIVLLDLKRYEEALDSFRKAYTEDNNGWYLYSMGRCLRGLERYEEAIEILLESRQISLAEEDVVDGEDFELAYCYIGIGDKENAQKYLDSARDSVTQRGVLNDYMKEKIEEIEKGILSLDQLFN; this is encoded by the coding sequence TTGAAAGAAGAATTATTAGAAAAAATAGGAAAATTACATGAAGCAGAAAAATATCAAGAAATAATAGATTTAATAGAAGCTTTGCCAGCTGAGCAATTAAATACAGACTTAATAGGACAGTTAGCAAGAGCCTATAATAATGTAGAAAACTATGCAAAAGGTTTAGAGTTATTAAAAACTATTGAATTTGAAGAAGGACATAGTTTCCTTTGGAATTGGAGAGCTGGCTATTCTTATTTTTTCTTAGATGATTTTGTAAATGCAGAAAAATGTTTTTTAAAAGCATATGAATTAGATCCTGATGACAATGATACTTGTGATTTTTTAATAGCAACATATACAAACTTAGCAAAACTTGAAAATAAAAATGGAAATTCAGAAAAAGCTATAGAGTATACTCTTGAAAGTAAAAAATATGTCTATGATGAAGAAGGAAGGGTAGAAACAGATTCATTTCTAGCTTGGTTATATGATAGATATGAAGAATATACAAAGGCTGAAGAAATACTTAGCAATCAGTTAGCTAGAAATAAAGAAGATGAATGGACACTTGCTGAGTTAGGCTATTGTTTATCTGAACAAGAAAAATATGAAGAGGCATTAGAATATTTTTTTGCTGCAGAAAAAATAAATAAGGAAGATGCATGGACTTATAGAAGAATAGGGATATGTTATAAGAATTTAGATAACAGAGAAGAAGCACTAAAATATTATTTAAAAGCAGTTGAACTGGATGAGGAAGATAAGTATTCATTATCAGATATAGCTTGGCTTTATGATTCTTTTGGAAAATATGAAGAAGCATTGAAATATTTAGAAAGACTTGATGAACTTGGAGAAGAAAATGATGCATGGACAAATACTGAATTTGGATTTTGTCTATCAAGACTTAAAAGATATGAAGAAGCAATTGAAAGAATCAATCGTGCTTTAGAAGTAGAGGATGAAGGAAAAGATACGGCATATATTTATAGCCAATTAGGATTTTGTAAAAGAAATTTAAAAGAGTATGATGAAGCTATAGAAGCTTTTAATCAGGCTAAAAAATGGGGTAGAAATGATGCCTGGATAAATGTAGAATTAGGATATTGCTATAGATTAAAAGATGATATAGAAAAGGCATTAGAATGTAATTTACAAGCTGAAAAGTTTGATAAAAAAGATCCTTATATTATCTCAGATATAGCCTGGTTTTATGATAATTTAGGTCAATATGAAGAAGGGCTAAAATATATAAAAAAAGCAATAAGACTTGGAAGAAAAGATGCTTGGATAAATGTAGAACATGCTTCTTGTTTAGCAGGTTTAAATAAATATGAAGAAGCTATAGAAAAGTTTGACTATGCTTTAAGTTTAGAAGATGAAGAAAAAGACTTAGCTTTTATCTATAGTCAACTTGGTTGGTGTAATCGTCAATTAGGTAATTATGAAAAAGCACTTGATTATCATATAAAATCTAAAGAAGAGGGTAGAAATGATGCCTGGATAAATGTTGAAATAGCAATGTGTTATGAAAATTTAGGAGATTATGAAAAAGCACTTGACTACGCATTAATAGCTTATGATTTAGACAGAGATGATATACGTTCATTATCAGAAGTTGGTTGGATCTATGATTGTATGGATAAATATGATGATGGACTACCATTTTTATTGAGAGCAGAAGAATTAGGAAGAGATGATGAATGGCTTAATACTGAAATAGCTTTAAATTTAGGCAGAAATGGAAAAATTAAAGAAGCAATAGAAAGATTAAATAAATCTTTGACTATGGTTGATGATGATAATATTAGTCAAAGAATCTTTATAAATTCTGAAATGGCTTGGCTTTATGGAAATTTAGAAGAACCTCAACCAGAAGAGGCAATTAAATACTTAAATATAGCAAAAGAACTAGGAAGAGATGATGCATGGCTACATTCACAACTTGGTTATCAATTAGGCTATGATCCTGAAAAATCTGAAGAAGCACTAGAACATTTTGAGAGAGCTATAGAATTAGGAAGAAGTGATGCTTGGATTTTTGAGGTGAAAGGAATAGTTTTACTAGATTTAAAAAGATATGAAGAAGCCTTAGATTCATTTAGAAAAGCTTATACTGAAGATAATAATGGTTGGTATTTGTATTCTATGGGAAGATGTTTAAGAGGCTTAGAAAGATATGAAGAAGCTATAGAAATTCTTTTAGAGTCAAGACAAATATCATTAGCTGAAGAAGATGTAGTAGATGGAGAAGATTTTGAACTTGCTTATTGCTATATTGGAATAGGTGACAAAGAAAATGCACAAAAATATTTAGACTCAGCTAGAGACTCTGTTACTCAAAGAGGAGTTTTAAATGATTATATGAAAGAAAAAATTGAAGAAATAGAAAAAGGAATACTTTCTCTAGATCAACTTTTCAATTAA
- a CDS encoding tetratricopeptide repeat protein, giving the protein MDEKFWKKIYSLQENGEFEKIVKEIKNLPEDKLDMKLISVLSRAYINLEDFENALNTNLSFIGKVKEDVTNANIWIYSECGWICNEIRDFEQGLKYLLEAEKLGRDDEWLNTEIGQCLGKLKRAEEGLERLKKALKLIEVEDTENINKKIFINSEIAYLYELLENSEEALNYFYIAKDLGRNDNWIHIHLWINLEKTIGKEEALKYFQNEIKTNDLNSSLWGSLGQIYMDMFANYEEAEKAFKNAFKYSLNTQYLYDRSKALMSLKKYEEAIEILLELREISEQEEELTDVEDIELVRCFIELKDRKNAEKYLEFAKEYMDKYESTLTELENLINKI; this is encoded by the coding sequence ATGGATGAAAAATTTTGGAAAAAAATTTATAGTTTACAAGAAAATGGTGAATTTGAAAAAATTGTAAAAGAAATTAAAAACTTACCAGAAGATAAACTTGATATGAAGTTAATCAGTGTACTAAGTAGAGCTTATATAAATTTAGAGGATTTTGAAAATGCTCTTAACACAAATTTATCATTTATAGGAAAAGTAAAAGAAGATGTTACTAATGCAAATATATGGATTTATTCTGAATGTGGCTGGATATGTAATGAAATTAGAGATTTTGAACAGGGTTTAAAATATCTCTTGGAAGCTGAAAAATTAGGTAGGGATGATGAGTGGCTTAACACTGAAATTGGACAATGTTTAGGAAAGCTTAAAAGAGCAGAAGAAGGGCTTGAAAGACTTAAAAAAGCATTAAAACTAATTGAAGTAGAAGATACAGAAAATATTAATAAAAAAATTTTTATCAATTCTGAAATAGCTTATCTTTATGAACTTTTAGAAAATTCAGAAGAAGCTTTAAATTATTTTTACATAGCAAAAGATTTAGGAAGAAATGATAATTGGATACATATACACCTATGGATTAATTTAGAAAAAACTATTGGGAAAGAGGAAGCTTTAAAATATTTTCAAAATGAAATAAAAACAAATGATCTGAATTCTAGTCTTTGGGGCTCACTAGGACAAATATATATGGATATGTTTGCTAACTATGAAGAAGCTGAAAAAGCTTTCAAAAATGCTTTTAAGTATAGTTTAAATACACAGTATTTATATGATAGATCCAAGGCATTAATGAGTCTAAAAAAATATGAAGAGGCAATAGAAATTCTTTTAGAGTTAAGAGAAATCTCAGAACAAGAAGAAGAGTTAACAGATGTAGAGGACATAGAACTTGTTCGTTGCTTTATAGAACTAAAAGATAGAAAGAATGCTGAAAAATATCTAGAATTTGCAAAAGAATATATGGATAAATATGAGAGTACTTTAACAGAGTTAGAAAATTTAATAAATAAAATATAA
- a CDS encoding radical SAM protein, producing the protein MYKHVFGPVPSRRLGISLGVDLVVSKSCNLNCIFCECGATKKIQLERQKFKNMNEILEEISAVLKDIKPDYITFSGSGEPTLSLDLGNISRAIKEDLKYQGKICLITNSLLLADENLMKELEYIDLIVPTLNTLTQDIFEKIVRPDYRTSVEEIRKGFINLNKSNYKGKIWIEIFILENVNDSDENFVNIANFLKSEKIRYDKIQLNTIDRVGAERDLKAISFEKISRAKKILEENGLNNIEIIKSLGELEEDKKIQVNQELLDNMKQKRLYQEEEIDKIFKKN; encoded by the coding sequence ATGTATAAACATGTATTTGGACCTGTTCCATCAAGAAGATTAGGTATATCTTTGGGAGTTGATTTAGTTGTAAGTAAAAGTTGTAATCTTAATTGTATTTTTTGTGAGTGTGGAGCAACTAAAAAAATTCAACTAGAAAGACAAAAATTTAAAAATATGAATGAAATACTTGAAGAAATATCAGCTGTATTGAAAGATATAAAGCCTGACTATATAACATTTTCTGGAAGTGGTGAACCCACTTTAAGTTTGGATTTAGGTAATATTTCTAGAGCTATAAAAGAAGATTTAAAATATCAAGGTAAGATTTGTTTAATTACTAATAGCTTACTTCTAGCAGATGAAAACCTTATGAAAGAGTTAGAATATATAGATTTAATTGTTCCTACTTTAAATACATTGACTCAGGATATTTTTGAAAAAATTGTTAGACCTGATTACAGAACAAGTGTGGAAGAAATAAGAAAGGGCTTCATCAATCTAAATAAATCTAACTATAAAGGAAAAATTTGGATAGAAATTTTTATTCTTGAAAATGTTAATGACAGTGATGAAAATTTTGTAAATATAGCTAATTTTTTAAAATCTGAAAAGATTAGATATGATAAAATTCAATTGAATACTATTGATAGAGTGGGAGCAGAAAGAGATTTAAAAGCTATAAGTTTTGAAAAAATTTCAAGAGCTAAGAAGATTTTAGAGGAAAATGGACTAAACAATATAGAAATAATTAAGAGCCTAGGCGAACTTGAAGAAGATAAAAAAATTCAAGTAAATCAAGAACTTTTAGATAATATGAAACAGAAAAGATTATATCAAGAAGAAGAAATTGATAAGATTTTTAAAAAAAATTAA
- a CDS encoding type IV pilus twitching motility protein PilT, with protein MAMEKIFEYARKNNISDIHIIEDEKIYFRKDGEIVAYDDVQTLSREDILKICSERFEEDFAYTDSKGQRYRINSFLTKGKLALVIRVINDEAIKLKGEFINKVIDEKILALKDGLVLISGITGSGKSTTLANIVEKFNENKKIKILTIEDPIEYIFENKKSLIIQRELGKDVESFEKALKSSLRQDPDIIVLGEIRDEESLFSALKLAETGHLVFSTLHTMNAVESINRLISMSKSDKRDFVREQLASVLRFVFSQELYRDKKTKEVKAIFEILNNTKAVANLIANNKLNQIPSLIESGIENYMITKEKYFKKIEIESD; from the coding sequence ATAGCTATGGAAAAGATATTTGAATATGCAAGAAAGAATAATATTTCAGACATACATATAATTGAAGATGAAAAAATATATTTTAGAAAAGATGGAGAAATAGTAGCATATGATGATGTTCAAACTCTTAGTAGAGAAGATATCTTAAAAATTTGTTCAGAAAGATTTGAAGAAGACTTTGCCTATACAGATTCTAAAGGGCAAAGATATAGAATAAATTCTTTTCTTACTAAAGGAAAATTAGCTTTAGTTATAAGAGTAATTAATGATGAAGCTATAAAGTTAAAAGGTGAATTTATAAATAAAGTTATTGATGAAAAAATCTTAGCTTTAAAAGATGGCTTAGTCTTAATAAGTGGAATTACTGGAAGTGGTAAATCTACAACTCTTGCTAATATAGTAGAAAAGTTTAATGAGAATAAGAAAATTAAAATCTTAACAATAGAAGATCCCATTGAATATATTTTTGAGAATAAAAAATCTTTAATTATACAAAGAGAATTAGGAAAAGATGTTGAAAGTTTTGAAAAAGCTTTAAAAAGTTCTCTAAGACAGGATCCAGATATCATTGTCCTAGGTGAAATAAGAGATGAAGAAAGTCTATTCTCAGCTTTAAAATTAGCTGAAACTGGACATCTAGTTTTTTCTACTCTGCATACTATGAATGCTGTTGAAAGTATAAACAGACTTATTTCTATGTCAAAATCTGATAAAAGAGATTTTGTAAGAGAACAACTAGCTTCTGTTTTGAGATTTGTCTTTTCTCAAGAGCTATATAGAGATAAGAAAACTAAAGAAGTTAAAGCTATTTTTGAAATTTTAAATAATACTAAAGCTGTGGCAAATTTAATTGCCAATAATAAATTAAATCAAATTCCAAGCCTTATTGAAAGTGGAATTGAAAACTATATGATAACAAAGGAAAAATATTTTAAGAAAATAGAAATAGAGAGTGATTAA